CGCGAGATCACGGATCGCCATTATGACTACAAGCTGGACTTTCTCTATCACTTGGCGCGCTATGCGGAAAATCATGCGCAGTCCAAATTGCTTATGAGCGGTGATTTCAATATTGCCCCGCGCGATGAGGACGTGTGGGATATAGAGGCCTTCCGTGGCAAGACGCATGTCACCGAGCCAGAGCGCGCCGCGTTCCAGATGCTGGAAGAAGCAGGCCTCGAGGAAGTTACTCGCCGGTTCACGGAGGACCAGCGCTATACCTACTTCGATTACAAGGGCATGCGCTTCCAAAAGAACGAAGGCATGCGCATCGACTTCCAGTTGGCTTCAGCCCCGCTTGCCCAGCACGTGACCGGCGCGCAAGTAGACATGGTCGAGCGCGCCGGCGATAAAACCTCCGATCACTGTCCGCTTCTCGCAGATTACAATCTGCCCGATTTCAATTCCGTGCGATAAATGTCTTGGTCTCTTGATCTCAGCTTCTGGCAGCTCGTATTCCTGATCCTTGATTACGGCATCAAGATCATTGCCGTTGGCTTCGTGCCCGAAGGCCGCCGACCTTCCAGTTCAACCGCGTGGCTGCTGGCAATTCTGGTGCTGCCGTTTATCGGCCTGCCGCTGTTTTTGCTCATGGGCTCGCCGTATATCAACCGGCGTCGCCACCGCATCCAGCAAGAAGCCAATGAGAAGATTGAAAACGTCACAGCCCGCACCCCGGATCATCCGCAGGGCCTCCTTTCGGCGGAAGTAGAGTCGGTTATTCGGCTTAACCGCGAGCTGACTGGGTTCCCAGCATTGGTGGGCCATAACCTTGGCCTGCACGCGGATTATGACGAGTCCATTCGCGCCATTGCCGCCGCTATTGACCGCGCCGAGAAGTATGTATCCATCGAGATCTACATCCAGTCCTGGGATGAGACCACAGACGTCTTCTTTGAGTCGCTGCGCAGGGCTACCGCCCGAGGTGTAAAGGTGCGCTTGCTCTTGGATCAGATCGGCAGCTTCAAGTACAAGGGCTACTTCAAGCTGGGCAAGCGGCTAACGGAGATTGGCGTCGACTGGCATCTCATGCTGCCCATCCAGCTGCACAAGGGCCGCTTCCGCCGCCCTGACCTGCGCAATCACCGCAAGCTGGTGATTATCGATGGCAAGGTGGGCTTTATTGGCTCGCTGAATATGATTAAGCGCCAGTACAAGACCAAGGACCGCTACTGGATTGACTACATGGTGGAGCTTTCCGGCCCGATTGTGACCTCCATGTCCGCAATCTTCGCCGTGGATTGGTACCTCGAGGCAGAAGAGAACCTGCCACTGGATGAGCTGCCATATGACGACGCCCAGACTGCCGACGCCAACCACCTCCAGATAATCCCCTCCGGGCCGGGTTACACCACTGAGCCCAACCTGCGCATGTTCAACTCCCTGGTACACCACGCCAAGGACCGGCTGGTACTGTGCTCGCCCTACTTCGTCCCGGATGAATCCCTACTGGAGGCCGTGACCACCGCCTGCTACCGCGGCGTGGACGTGGAACTTTATGTCTCTGCCAAGGCGGACCAATTCATGGTCAACCACGCCCAATCCTCCTACTACCAGGCGCTGCTGGAGGCGGGCGTGCACATCTACCAATTCCCCTATCCCTTTGTTCTGCACTCCAAGTTCATCATCACCGACCCGGATGACCCCGGCCGCGATCCGCTGTGCATGTTCGGCTCCTCCAATATGGACCCGCGCTCGTTCGGCCTAAATTACGAATCCACCATGCTGGTGGCCAAGGGAGACCTCATTGACCAGTTCAACCAGCTCGTATCCAACTACCGGGCCGTATGCCACGAGCTGACCCTTGAGGAATGGAATGAGCGCGGATTTATCCGCCGCTACGTGGATAATGTCATGCGTCTTACCTCCGCGTTGCAATAAAGCGGGTACTGGCTGCAACGGCTTCAGCGAAGACTGCGCATATTTACCCACCCGAAGGCACTTCAACCTGCGGGTTTATCGATTTTCCCAGGTAGCTTATAACTATATCCCTGTAGATCTATACCCCGAGCCGATCAACCAACAAAACCGTCATCTTAGACGTCCATCTCGATCGAGGTGGGAGTTCCGTCCCTCTTCGTCTTCACCGTCACGGGGTGCCCTCCGAACATGTACCCGTCGTCGAACTCGACACCAACGTTTCCCCTGTGGGGAATGTTCACCACAGTCGGAGTCAGCTTGGCGTAGACGTCCTCCACCCCGAGTTTCGGGGCGGGTGTCGGCCTCCCTTCCGCCTCGGCCACATCGTGGCGCCACCGGTTCGCGGCCGGAAGCGCTTTTTCGGCCCCCAGCATGCGCGCTTTATCGAGGTACTCCTGGGAGAGGACGTTGTTGATGAAGTTCAGCGCCGACTTGAACTTCTTCGCCATGTTCCCCTGGCCCGCGAGGAGCAGTTCCGGCCCCTCGTACCACATACTGACCTTGACGCCGAGGTCGTCCGCTTTACCCTCGAAACTCGGGAACGTCCGGTCAAGGACCAGTTGTCCGATATTGGCCTCCAGGATCACCGGTTCGGCAGTCTTGGCCGAGAGTTCTTCCATCTCTGGGTCGGGCAGCGGGTCAAGCATTTCCCAAATGGTGACGTAGGGTTCCTTCCTTATATCGGAAAAGAAGTAGCTACCCCGCGCGCGATACACCTTGAACGGCTCCAGATCGGCGATTTCCCGCGGATCCCAGAGCGTCTTTCCCTGCCGGGTGTGAAACAGGTGCGGGTAACGCACATGGATACTTCCGGTGGTTACTTCCCCGTCGGGAAGTAACCGGAGAGCTACACCAGGCATAAGCATAAGTTGGAGTTTGAGCTTGTCTTTGGCGTAGTCGTCACCCACGACCCTCTTTTCCGGCACCGAGGAGACGATGAAGTGGAATTCGACTTCCTCTTCCTTAGCGCTCCTCTGCGTAACAGGGGCATCAGGAAATTCCTCGTAAAGCGACAGCATGCGGCAATGGTAACTCACCCCACGTGCCCCCGCACCGGAATTCATGGCGGCGGGACCCGACACATGTTCGCCCCGCGCACCTCCGATCCCCAGCCAGCCAGGGGGCATGACCGGGGTGTTTGTTACTGTGTGTGCATGAACCGACACATAGTGCCCGCCCTCGCCCTCGCCGCCGCCTGCACCACCGTCGGCGCCTGCTCCACCAACCAGGACACCGGGGACAACCCCGCCACCGGGGTCTCTGCCTCCCCGACAGTCGACAAGGGCCCCGTCGATCCCCACACCACCGTCGTCGACGACACCGCCGCCCCGCAGGGCTACAGCATGGACAGCATCAACCAGATGATCCAGGACCAAGAAGCCGAAAACCCCGGCATCAACCAGGACATGGTCTCTATGGCCCAGGAAGTCACCGCCGACCCGGCCGAATGCGCCGCCTTAACCCCCACCGGCGTGACCTACATCTCCAAAATCGTTCAGAACCCCGACGCTATCGCGGCCCGCGACTTCACCAACGAGTCCACTGACGCGACACTTAGCGTCGCCGTCTCATCCGACCCGCAGCTGTTGAACCACCCCCGTGACGTGTCGGTATGCGAGTCGATCACCAGGGCTCACGCCGGCGGATCCACGTCCTATACTGCGGCACCCATGGAGCTGCGCGTCGACGGCGCCGACTCCGTCACCGCCGCCGAGGTAACCCTGACGCAGTCCTCCTCCCCCCTTTCCGGTGACAACGGCTCCGTCAGCCGCATCGCCTACGTCGAGATCGACGGGGCCACCTACACAGTCTCCGGCTCCCCCGAAGTCGCACCCGAAGAATTCACCCGCATGGTCCAGGCGCAGGCCGAGAAAATCCGCCAGCGATAACACACCGCGGGTCATGCCCGCCCCGCTCCCAGACGCCGGTGGCGGGCAGGAGACGTCGCCTACCGCCAAGCAAGGCTGACAGGGTCCCACACCCCAGCCGCGGTGGCAGGATCCCCGCCCAGGATGGGGTCCAAAAGGAGACCGGCGATACGCAACGCCTCACCGACATCTCTCCGCCGCTTCCGCACCCTTCATGCCACAAGAAATACACTGTATGTTCTTTTGGGGCCATTCACGAAGATGCTGAAGCCTCAACAATGGGATTCATGTCCTACAGGGTGTAGCTTATATTTCCTTCCAGCCCTACAGGGCTAGATGTTCGGGAGCTACCTAACAAGGTTCAGATCCTTGCTCGCAATACGAGCGCAACGACCTTAGCCATATACCGCAGTACAAAGCGGGAAACTAGAACTTTCGCCAAAGTTGGGGCTTACCCTAAATGTTTTCCGTTAAAGCATGGTGTTGCCGCTTCGTTCGCTAACACCTAAGGATTACTTTTCTCTAGGCAAGGAACGACGTTTCAAGAAAATCCTCGAGACTCCAATATTCAGGATCAAACCACGCAACGCCTTCGTCGACTTCGAGTGCGACTAATTGGTCAGGCAGGAGGATGAGGAAATCACTTATCTCGGTGCGGATTCCTTGGCGTTGTAGCTCTTGTGCGACTCGTTCAGTGCTCTCTTGCGCGGTCTCGGCGGGGCGACGATTAAGGTCAACGCCATAGAAAGTATCCGTGATTGGCACCTCCATGTACTTCATTTCAACGGTGACGCACTTACCGTCCTCCACACAGCACACAATCTTGCGGCCAGGATCACCAGGCTCGAGTGCTTCGATATCAACCCAGCCTTCAAACTGTTCCTCATACGTATCCGCAGCTAACTCCGAGTCATAGCATGCTTTAGTAGCCTGGTTCACCGTCATACCGGGCTTTACGGGCAAGGGGCAGGTACCTTCAATATTCATTTTCTCGATGCACTTCCTTCTTCGTCGGTTGTTTAATACGTCAAGGCATTTGGTTAGGCTGTCGCGTAAGTCAGACTGCGCACTCGCGTGATTGATATTGGCTAGCTACCCCAGTAAATAGCTACAACTTTGCCGAATTCGTACGACAATGCGATTGTCCCTTTGTCGTGGGGAATGGTTATGCCGTCACGGTCGTGCTCAAATTCGATCCCCACATCTTTTAGGGCTTTTACAAACTTTCGGCTTGACAATGACAGTGGGATATCAAGGAAGCTATCTGACTCCCGCGCATCCAAGATCTCTATTGAGGTAATCAATCCGGCAGTCTCGGAGCCTTTAATGGCGTAGTTTATTCCCCCAATTACACATTTCCCAATGGGGTTGACCGCAATTCGTGGACACGTAGTGGGGCTACCTAGTGTTTAGGCAGCTATTTCTTTTCTACTGGTGGTTAGACCAATGTGGTTTTCGAAGTCGACGGGACTGACCATTCCTAGTGCAGAGTGCCGGCGCCGACGGTTGTAAACGACTTCCATCCAGTAGGCAACGGCCTTGCGCGCAGCATCGCGGGTAGGCCAACGCTTGCGGTCGTAGAACTCGGTTTTAAGCGTCGACCAGAACGACTCAGCCATCGCGTTATCAAAGCACGCACCAGTACGCCCCACAGACTGAGCAATGCCCAGGTTATGGCAGACTTCCCAGAGCTTCTCGCTGGTAAATTGCGTTCCGCGGTCAGCGTGGAACACCAGCCCATCAGGAACGTCACCGCGCAGTGTATATGCCATCCGCAGGGCCCGTTCGACCAGGCATGTATCTTGAACGCTATCCATTGCCCATCCCAGCACCCTGCGGGAATGGCCGTCGCGGACCGCACACAAGTACAACTATCCCTCGCTGGTGCGTAGGTAGGTAATATCCGACATCCACACTCGGTTGAGCTCACCAGTATCAAACATGCGCTTGACCAGGTCAGGAAGAGCTGACTTACGCTTGGATTGAATCGTTGTCACCGGGACAAAGGCACGCGGTGAAATCCCTTCAATGCCCATCATGCGCATCCGCTTAGCCACAGTCTTGCGATTCAGGGTGATCTGGTAGCGCTCGGTAAGTTCTGCGGTGATCCGGGGAGCACCATAAACCTCATCGGAGTCTTTCCAGATCTGATGAATCTTGCGGTCAACGTCATCGTAAAATGCAGCACGATCATTTTCGCCAGATAGTCGCTTCTGCTGCGTATCAGCCCATTTGTAGTATCCAGACCGAGACACTTTTAATAGCCGTGCCATGCGTTTGATGCTGTAGTTTGCCTTCTCCTGCTGCATCAATTCGAACTCTTCTGCTCGCGTTGCTTCGCGGCGAAGAAGGCTGTCGCTTTTGACAAGAACTCATTATCCATCTTGGCTTCCGCCAACTCACGGCGCAGACGAGCATTCTCAGCACGAAGATCAGCCTCACTCATCCCATCCGAGGCCCCTCGGCGTTCACGCTCGAGTTTGACCCACCGGCCTAAAAGCCCGGCGGAGACGCCAATCTCCTTAGCCACATGAGCGATCGGGCGCTCTGACTCGATTACCAAGTTCGCGGCTTCACGCCGGTACTCCGGCGTGTACTTCTTGCGCTGTTGACTCACAATGAACATCCTCTCCTACGGACACAGGATCCGTACAAATAGGGTGTCCACTAAACGAGGGTAACCTCACCAAGAACCTGACTCGTAGTAGCCATCTTGAGAAATGAAATGTCTCGGCATCGGTAATCAGACAGAAGATTTTCGTAATATGAAACAGGTGCAGATAGCTGCAACGGTTCAGGTACCTCAAAATTGAACTTCATTTTCTACAACTCCTTGACGCAAGATGTTTATCTTCTGGACCCTGCCTTTTGGAAGAGCCAACTTAGACGAGGGCTCTATTCTTTGCAGTCTAGACCACAAGCGTGGCGTAGCTATACGTTCGTTAAGGGAGAGGCTTATAAAGGAGTGCTTATGTCCAAAAGTGTAGATGAATCTCAAACCGCACAAGAAAACACCCCGCAGCAAGCCGGAGAAAAGAAAGTTAAGTCGAAGCAGCCTCATCAAGTAACGAACGATATTAAATGGGTGCCGTTTTTAATCGGCTTTCACCTCGTTACACAAGCCCTCAATCGCTTATCTTTAAGACGTCCATCAGCCCCTAGGCGAGAAGAACGCGAAGATGAGAATAAAAGATGGCATCGCATCCCTGATACAACCCTGCATGGACTAGGCAACGTGGGGATAATCCTTTATCAAGCACTTCTCTTCTTCGTTAATAATTTTTCGGTCGCTATCGCTAACGAGGGTGCTGTTGCAAAGTTGGGGCAGTAGAAAGACCGGCGTGAAATAATCAGAGCCATGGGCATCTTCTCCGGTCGGCATTTCCCCCGTGACATCATCCTGTGGGCGGTGCGGTGGTACTGCCGCTACGGCGTGAGCTACCGCGACCTCGAAGAAATGATGACCGAGCGGGGTGCGCCAGTCGATCACACCACGATCTACCGCTGGGTGCAGAAATACGCCCCTGAGCTGGATAAGCACACTCGCTGGTACCGGCAGGTACCCGACTGGCAGGCCCAGTCCTGGCGGGTGGATGAGACCTATATCCGGGTCGGCGGCACGTGGTGCTATCTCTACCGGGCTATTACCGCCGGTGGGCAGACCTTAGACTTCTACCTCTCACCAAAACGGAATGTGGCTGCGGCCAAGCGTTTCCTGGCCAAGACGCTGCGATCGAATACGACAGCCGGGTCCCCGCGGGTCATCAACACCGACAAGGCACCAGCTCTGGCCAAGGCAATATCCGAGCTGAAGGCGGAGGGAATCTGCCCTCAGACGGTGGAGCACCGGCAGGTGAAATACCTGAACAACGTTCTCGAGGGAGATCATGGCCGACTTAAAAGAATCCTGGGACCGAAGGGGGCGTTCAAAAACCGAATTTCCGCCTACCGGACGTTGAAAGGGATGGAAGCGATGCATTCATTACGGAAAGGTCAGGGCACGATGTTTGCTTATGGGCACCCCAATCCGGACGCGGTGATCGTCAACCGGGTCTTCGAGACGGCCTGAGAACGCCGGCACGCAGCGGCCATCAGGAAATGAGAAACTGGGTCGTCTCGGCTCTCCGCCCAACTTTGCAACAGCACCATGTGAAGTGACCTGTTGCCTTTTTCGTTACGGTTCCCGTGCTCACCCTTGATGAATCGCGTGTACCGCACGATCGCTGGCTACTCACGCTCCGCCTAACTCAGTAGTTAGGGGTGCTCGCTGCCTTTATCCGTGCGGCCGCTTCGGGCGAGGGGCCTGTAACAAAGTGGATGTACAGTTTTTCTCCCTTGTAGCGGGAGACTCTTTCCGCAGGTCATGTGGCATTCCCGGGATTTTGACGCGTTAGCGTCGAAAAAAAGAACATGGGGGTACCTACCTACGGCAAGACCTGACTAGCCTAGCAACCAGCTAAAACATGTCCAAATCCCTGCTCAGAAGCATAGAGCTGAGGTGTAGGGTCGGCGCCATTCAGGGCCGACCGACCTCACTAGCCGCACCTGCTGGCTCACACACTCACCTGCACAGCTCCACAATCCCTCCTTGTAGTACTTTGATTAGGCTTACCTTGTTCATATAAGCTTGCTCCCGTTAAGATCATGGACTTTCACGCGTCAAGGAGGGATGCATGGCTATCTCTACCCCGCATGCGCAATCCCCTTCTCAATCACACCTGGGGTCTCGCGCGGACGCTACTGCGGACGCTTCTGCCAGCGCTCCATCAGGTAAAATCCCGCGTCGCCTCGTCGGCCTCGGCGTCCTTTTCCTCCTATTGCTCGCCAGCATCGTTGCCAGCATCGTGTTTGGATCACGGCAGATCCCTTTTGGAGAAGTGTCCGCCGTGTTCCGCGATCTCGGCACGGCGTTCGGCCACGCGGAGGGGCTGAATGTGGATCAGCGCGTGATCGTCGAGCTCCGCATTCCCCGCACCCTGTTGGGCCTAGTCGCCGGTGCTGCCCTTGGCGCCTCCGGTGCATTGATCCAAGGGCACACGCGCAACCCTCTCGCGGACACGGGCATTCTCGGCATCAACTACGGTGCGTCCCTGGCCGTGGTTGCCAGCTTCTCCTTGCTGGGTGTGACGTCCGTGTGGGCTACCAGCATGTGGGCGTTCGGTGGGGCCATCGCTGCTACTGCGTTGGTGTTTAGTTTGGCGTCCATAGGAGGAGGACAGGCCAATCCAATGACGCTGGTCCTCGGCGGCGCGGCTTTGTCCGCGGTCCTCAGCGCCATCATCAGCGGTTTTATCCTCACTGACGATGCCAATCTGGATCGCATGCGCTTCTGGACCGTCGGCTCCATCGCGGGCCGGGATCTCACCGTGTTCTACGGCGTGCTGCCGTTTATCCTGGTGGGCCTCCTGCTGGCGTTCATCACGGCACCGCAGCTAAACCTCCTGAATCTGGGCGATGACATCGCCTCCGGACTGGGCATCAACACCCAGCGCGCCCGCCTGATTGGCATGGCTCTGATCGCACTGCTGGCCGGTGCCGCGACAGCTGCCGCCGGCCCCATCACCTTCATCGGCCTGGTGGTCCCGCACCTCGTGCGCGCCATCACGGGCCCTGATTACCGCTGGATCCTCCCTTACTCTGCCCTGACGGGTGCGGTGATGATGCTGTTCGCAGACGTGGTGGGCCGTCTGATCGCTCGTCCGGGCGAGTTGCAAGTAGGCATCATCCTCGCGTTCGTGGGCGCGCCGTTCTTCATCGCCCTTATTTATCGACGCCGGGTGGTGGCCATTTAATGAGTTCCCTCCTTGCCCGCCCTACCTCTTCCACTATCCCTGGGCGCCCGCCATTCCGCGTGGGCTCATTTTCTGTGGTCTGGCGCCCTCGCGCGTTGACGGTGTCTCTATTGCTGCTCGTGGCGATCGTCTTGCTAGCGGCGGTCTCCATCGGCCTGGGTGACTATCCTGTGTCCCCGGCTCGTGTGCTGGAGGTGCTGTTCACCGGCCAGGGCACCCGCATTGAGCGTCTGGTGGTTTTGGATTGGCGCATGCCTCGTGCGCTGACGGCCATTCTGGTGGGCTGTGCGCTGGGATTATCCGGAGCCCTCACTCAGTCCGTGACTCGCAATGCGCTGGCCAGCCCGGATATCTTGGGCTTCACTACGGGCGCGTCCGCGGCCGCGGTCACCGTCATCACTCTGGGTGGTGGCGCTGGTGGTTTCCTCGGCTGGCTCAGCAGCATCGGCATTCCCTTGGCCGCGGTGCTTGGTGCGGCTGTCACCGCAACGGTGATGTGGGCTCTGGCGTGGAGGAGATCGACTGATTCCTTCCGGCTAGTGCTGTTCGGCATCATCATCTCTGCTCTGTTGACCTCGTATATCAACTTCCTGATGATCCGCACGGAGTTGCGCGATGCCGCGGCCGCGCAGTTCTGGCTTACTGGCTCCCTGAGCACTGCGGACTGGTCCAAGATGTGGCCCATCGCCATTGTTGTGTTGGTGTTTACACCGCTGCTGGCCTGGATTGGTCACCAACTTTTAGCCACCTTGCTGGGCTCGGATACTGCACGGGCTTTGGGACAAAACGTCCAGGGTGTGCAGGTGCTTCTGCTCGCCGCTGCCGTGGCTTTGGCAGCAGTGGCGGTCTCGGCCGCTGGCCCCATCGGGTTCGTCGCCTTCGTGGCCCCACAGGTGGCGCTGCGCTTGTGCAACTGCTCTGCACCACCGCTTCTGGCCTCTGCGCTGACCGGCGCTGCGCTACTCCTGCTGGCAGATATCAGCACCCAAACTCTTCTGCCCGTAGAGCTGCCGGTGGGCATTCTCACCTCGGCAATCGGCGGTGCGTTCCTTATTTATTTGCTGGTCCAACGGAATAGGTCAACCACGGCATGAGAAAAGATCCCACCCTGGAAGTTAGCAGTGCCGCGAACAAAGAAGGACACATGACTCAGAAGCACAGCATGAGCGCACGCGGCCTCGCCGTGGGCTACGGCGACCGGACGGTCATCGAAGGCTTGGACGTGGACTTTCCTCGCGGGCAGATCACCACAATCATCGGCCCCAATGGCTGCGGCAAATCCACGTTGTTGCGAGCCATGTCTCGTCTCCTTCCGGCGAATGAGGGCGAAGTGCTGTTAGACGGCGCCGATATCTCATCCATCAGGCGCAAGGACCTCGCACGGACCATCAGCGTGCTGCCACAAACCCCTACCGCCCCGGAGGGACTCAACGTGGCTGATCTCGTCTCGCGCGGTCGGCACCCACACCAATCGTGGATCCGTCAGTGGTCGTCCACGGACGAAGCCGAGGTGCACAAGGCGCTGGAAATGACTGGCTCGATGGGGCTGGCGGAGCGCACCCTGGATTCTCTGTCCGGAGGGCAGCGGCAGCGTGTGTGGATCTCCATGGTTCTTGCGCAGAACACGGACATCCTGTTCCTGGACGAGCCCACCACCTACCTGGATCTGGCCACGTCGGTAGAGATTTTGGAGCTGGTGCAGCGTCTACGCCGAGAGCTGGATCGGACTGTGGTGATGGTGCTGCACGATCTCAACTTGGCTGTACGCTACAGCGATAATCTCGTGGTGATGAAGGATGGACAGGTCCTCGCCACCGGGCGTCCCAGCGAGGTCATTACCCCAGAGCTACTGCTCGAGGCGTTTGCCCTCAACGCGCTAGTCATCGAGGATCCTGTCACCGGCGGTCCGCTGATCGTCCCCAAGTGACGATCAGGGCTTAGTCCTCCATCAGCTCCTGGGCGGGAGTCTTCTTGGACTTCCGCCAGTTGATCATCGCGGAAATCACCACCGGAGTCACAGACACCAGCACGATGACGATGGCGATCATGTCGATGCGATCCGCAATGCCCGGGATATCCCCCAGCAGCACGCCAATGCCGACCATGCTGACAATCCACAGCACTGCACCCGTGACGTTCCATCCCACGAACTTCTTGTACGGCATCTCCGCGGTACCAGCGGCCACGGGAATGTAGGTACGCACGATCGGGATGAAGCGCCCCAGTACCAGAGCCAACGGCCCGTACTTCAGGAAGAAAGCCTCGGCTTGTTCGAGGTGCTCGGTTATGAGGATCTTGGCGTCGGGCTTAAACAACTTGCGGCCAAAGCGGTGGCCGAGCCAGAAACCTACCTGGTCGCCCAAGAACGCCGCGACGATGGCCACGCCCACCAGAATCGGAACGTTCAAGCCCAGCTGATCGCGCAAGATTGCCGCGGTGACCAGCATGGAATCGCCGGGGAGGAACGGGAAGAGCACGCCGGATTCAATAAAGATAATCAGCGCAATGCCGCCGAGCGCCCAGCCGCCAAAGTTCTGGAGCAGGGTGGTGGCGTCCATGAGGTCGCTTAAGTGCACAGGGAATCCCTTCTAGAAAACAACTGGTCTATTCTTACCCCGGTTTCTGACCGGAATACAGGCAGCTCGCCCCTAGCGTGCATCCGTTATCCCCATGAGTGCCCGTCCCCTAGCCAGCAACAGCAAAACCGCCCCAGCACGTTCATGCGGGGCGGTTCGGCAGTTGATTCAGACTACTTCGTGGCGTCTGCCAACGGCTGCTCGATCTTGTCCAGCAGGTAGTTCAGGCTCAGCACGGTCTGCCATCCGAAGGCCTTTTCCAGGTCGCCTTCCAGGTAGACACTGTGTCCGTCCTTCACGGCGGGCAGCTTGCCCACGATCGGATCCTCGGTAACAGAAGCCTTGCTCTGCTTCGGAGAGTAAGACAGTTGATCCCACACCAGCACGTCAGAGTTGATCTGGTCTGCGTTTTCCTTGGAGACCTCACCGTAGAACTTGTCCTTGGTGATGCCCGCGTAGGCCGGGTTGATCTTGAATCCCAGCTCGGTGAAGAAGCGGCTACGCGGATCGCCCTCGGCAAAGACAGCCAGGCTCTCGTCGGAGACAGTGGCCACGCCGAGTTCCTTTTCGGCCCATTCTGGGTGGCGGCCCTTGAGCTCTGCGAACTTCTCCTTGACCTGCTCCACCTGGCGCTTTGCCTCTTCAGGCTTGCCCACGGCCTGCCCGATCTCTTCCGTGGTCACGTCCCATGGTTGCTGTAGTTCTTCGTATTCGCCCTTTTGTACGACGACAGGGGCGATCTCAGACAGCTTCTTGTACGTGTCTTCATCGATGTCCGAGTACACGGCCACGATGAGGTCTGGATTGTCCTTGGCGATGGCTTCCGCGTTGACTTCTGTGTCCTTGTCGATCCGAGGAGTGTCGCCCTCGATCTTGTCATTGGACCAGTTGCCCGCAGCCTGACCATCCGGGGTCATTCCGTCCCAGTACTTCACGGAGACAGGAGTAACTCCCAGCGCCAGCAGTGCGTCCTGATCCGTGTAGCCCAAGGAGACCACGCGCTGCGGGGCTTCCTTGATTTCGGTGGAGCCGTAGCGGTGCTCGATGGTGGTGGGGAATGCGCCCTGCTCGGCGTTGACTGCCTGGGAGTCCCCGGAATCTCCGGACTGGTCATCAGTCGAGCAAGCGGTCAGTGCCGCGCCCAAGGTCAGCACAGCAGCGGTGCTAACGAGAATCCTCTTGAGTGTCATTTTTCTCCGTTGTTACTGGTGACGGATTTCCGCGCGAGGCGTGGCCCGTACACAAAAGGGAAAGGTCAAACCTTTGGTTGGATATATCCAGCCCTATGTCCAAAGAATTCGGTGGCGGTCAGTTCCGAGTTGTCGTCGAGACGAACACGATCCAGAACAATCGCCGGCGCCGGCACGTTGGCACGGGGCGATCCACAGACCACCGCGATTCCTCCCTCGTGAGGGATGGTGACTCGGCCGGGGGTTCCG
This genomic stretch from Corynebacterium tuberculostearicum harbors:
- a CDS encoding ABC transporter ATP-binding protein encodes the protein MTQKHSMSARGLAVGYGDRTVIEGLDVDFPRGQITTIIGPNGCGKSTLLRAMSRLLPANEGEVLLDGADISSIRRKDLARTISVLPQTPTAPEGLNVADLVSRGRHPHQSWIRQWSSTDEAEVHKALEMTGSMGLAERTLDSLSGGQRQRVWISMVLAQNTDILFLDEPTTYLDLATSVEILELVQRLRRELDRTVVMVLHDLNLAVRYSDNLVVMKDGQVLATGRPSEVITPELLLEAFALNALVIEDPVTGGPLIVPK
- a CDS encoding iron-siderophore ABC transporter substrate-binding protein, translated to MTLKRILVSTAAVLTLGAALTACSTDDQSGDSGDSQAVNAEQGAFPTTIEHRYGSTEIKEAPQRVVSLGYTDQDALLALGVTPVSVKYWDGMTPDGQAAGNWSNDKIEGDTPRIDKDTEVNAEAIAKDNPDLIVAVYSDIDEDTYKKLSEIAPVVVQKGEYEELQQPWDVTTEEIGQAVGKPEEAKRQVEQVKEKFAELKGRHPEWAEKELGVATVSDESLAVFAEGDPRSRFFTELGFKINPAYAGITKDKFYGEVSKENADQINSDVLVWDQLSYSPKQSKASVTEDPIVGKLPAVKDGHSVYLEGDLEKAFGWQTVLSLNYLLDKIEQPLADATK
- a CDS encoding DedA family protein, with protein sequence MHLSDLMDATTLLQNFGGWALGGIALIIFIESGVLFPFLPGDSMLVTAAILRDQLGLNVPILVGVAIVAAFLGDQVGFWLGHRFGRKLFKPDAKILITEHLEQAEAFFLKYGPLALVLGRFIPIVRTYIPVAAGTAEMPYKKFVGWNVTGAVLWIVSMVGIGVLLGDIPGIADRIDMIAIVIVLVSVTPVVISAMINWRKSKKTPAQELMED